A section of the Acidobacterium capsulatum ATCC 51196 genome encodes:
- a CDS encoding chloride channel protein, whose amino-acid sequence MTPTQDATAAAESAPIPKAERAKLLDLQRIAPTREERLFLVLSIFIGVISGLLVVAFRSAYEWIKILALGSAPHPGQYRLMYMPALVGLVVASLVVWLFPGARGSGVNQTKAALYVYNGYISFKTVIGKFITAALAIGSGQSLGPEDPSLQIGAGVASMIARRLRMSRQRLRMFAPIGAAAGLAAAFNAPISAILFVIEEVIGSWSAAVLGSVVLAAISSEVVARLFWGSEPMFHVPPVELRDPRELLAYAVLGVTGGFLAVIFSKALGYLRPVMRNLPRWTHFVQPAIAGLLVGAIGFFGFPQVMGPGYTVIDQALHAEFTWKILLALALLKMLATALSFSSGTPGGMFAPTLFIGAMLGGAVGTFEHHFFPHLVGTVGAYALVGMGVLFAGFLRVPLTSVFMVLELSGNSSIILPVVLANTIAYLISRSLQPTPIFEVFTHQDGLELPSMEEQREEVHLHIEDALHPVDVPVLRGADSLSRASERMNETGVKVVLVQMWDRTWYALTRDELTGLGAMQKTETAIEKAVGTDRIPPLYPDLPLDSALPYFSRWPVLPVQNRASKGTLEGILTQSDVLERYQQN is encoded by the coding sequence ATGACGCCGACGCAGGACGCAACCGCGGCCGCCGAGAGCGCGCCGATTCCCAAGGCCGAACGCGCCAAGCTGCTTGACCTGCAGCGCATTGCGCCCACGCGCGAAGAACGCCTGTTCCTGGTGCTGTCCATTTTTATTGGTGTGATCTCGGGGCTGCTGGTGGTGGCCTTTCGCAGCGCCTATGAGTGGATCAAGATTCTGGCGCTCGGCTCGGCGCCGCATCCGGGCCAGTACCGGCTGATGTATATGCCGGCGCTGGTGGGCCTGGTGGTAGCGTCGCTGGTGGTGTGGCTCTTCCCCGGCGCGCGCGGCAGTGGCGTGAACCAGACCAAGGCCGCGCTCTATGTCTACAACGGATACATCTCGTTCAAGACGGTGATCGGCAAGTTCATCACGGCGGCGCTGGCGATTGGGTCCGGCCAGTCGCTGGGGCCGGAAGACCCCTCGTTGCAGATTGGCGCGGGCGTGGCCTCGATGATCGCGCGCCGTTTGCGCATGTCGCGGCAGCGGCTGCGGATGTTTGCTCCCATTGGCGCGGCAGCGGGTCTGGCGGCGGCCTTCAATGCGCCGATTTCGGCCATTCTGTTTGTGATTGAAGAGGTCATCGGCTCGTGGAGCGCCGCGGTACTGGGCTCGGTGGTGCTGGCCGCGATCTCGAGCGAGGTTGTGGCGCGGCTCTTCTGGGGCTCGGAGCCGATGTTCCATGTGCCGCCGGTGGAATTGCGCGATCCTCGCGAATTGCTGGCCTATGCGGTGCTGGGCGTGACGGGCGGATTTCTGGCGGTCATCTTCTCAAAGGCGCTCGGCTATCTGCGGCCGGTGATGCGCAACCTGCCGCGCTGGACCCACTTTGTGCAGCCGGCCATTGCGGGCCTGCTGGTGGGCGCGATTGGATTCTTCGGCTTTCCACAGGTGATGGGGCCCGGTTATACGGTGATTGACCAGGCGCTGCACGCTGAGTTCACGTGGAAGATTCTGCTGGCGCTGGCGCTGCTGAAGATGCTGGCGACGGCGCTCTCGTTCTCGAGCGGAACACCGGGCGGCATGTTTGCCCCGACGCTCTTTATCGGCGCTATGCTGGGCGGCGCGGTGGGCACCTTTGAGCATCACTTCTTCCCTCACCTGGTGGGCACGGTAGGCGCTTACGCGCTGGTGGGCATGGGAGTGCTGTTTGCGGGATTCCTGCGCGTTCCGCTGACGTCGGTCTTCATGGTGCTGGAGTTGAGCGGGAATTCGTCGATTATTTTGCCGGTGGTTCTGGCGAATACGATTGCGTACCTGATCTCGCGCAGCCTGCAGCCGACGCCTATCTTTGAGGTCTTCACGCATCAGGATGGACTGGAGCTGCCCTCGATGGAGGAGCAGCGCGAAGAGGTGCATCTGCATATTGAAGACGCGCTGCACCCGGTGGATGTGCCGGTGCTGCGCGGGGCCGATTCCCTGTCGCGCGCCTCAGAGCGCATGAACGAGACGGGCGTGAAAGTGGTGCTGGTGCAGATGTGGGACCGCACCTGGTATGCGCTCACGCGAGACGAGCTGACCGGCCTGGGAGCCATGCAGAAGACCGAAACCGCAATTGAGAAGGCGGTAGGAACGGATCGTATTCCGCCGCTTTACCCTGATCTGCCCCTCGACAGCGCCCTCCCGTACTTTTCCCGATGGCCCGTACTGCCGGTGCAGAATCGCGCATCGAAAGGCACACTGGAAGGAATCCTGACCCAGAGCGATGTGCTGGAGCGCTACCAGCAAAACTAA
- a CDS encoding tetratricopeptide repeat protein codes for MVDPTHHLSPRVRAARRKLLFQDSVALLTLVLIVVVLSSLTYLLHRSFENHRQELGHRWRQRGEMELQKGQSQAAIEALRAALSYIPDRSTEIELAEALAQAGRTQEAVAYFNTLRDQEPGSGIVNLQLARLAVRQNQQAQAINYYQTALDGTWEGDGYERRRDVRLEMAKYLIQVHEFSHARTELLIAAGNAPDKPALKLEIAGLLEQCQSPADALDIYRSLSHRRNPPWAALAGAGRTAYELGEFALAHNYLDRATDAHAFRQQPQAEQTMIQQKLKTTEELLALYPADDLTIRERAARVLEDVRIARNRFENCQAPIALQPLASAPINTPQIASGSLPVNPLARAAAKAKSLLTPSPVLPVANMNTAAQTAAQALAARWAKVPQKLRLFDLEQNPEMEQMLMQLVYDTEKDAANRCGTPQGNDALLYTIAQAPYMVEQR; via the coding sequence GTGGTCGACCCAACCCATCACCTCTCCCCCCGTGTGCGAGCTGCCCGGCGCAAGCTGCTCTTTCAGGACTCGGTGGCACTGCTGACGCTGGTTCTGATTGTGGTGGTTTTATCGAGTCTTACCTACCTTTTGCACCGCTCGTTTGAGAATCACCGGCAGGAACTGGGGCATCGCTGGCGGCAACGCGGCGAGATGGAACTGCAGAAAGGCCAGTCGCAGGCTGCCATTGAGGCCCTGCGTGCGGCTTTGAGCTATATTCCTGACCGCAGCACCGAGATTGAGCTGGCCGAGGCGCTGGCGCAGGCCGGACGGACGCAGGAGGCGGTGGCCTACTTCAACACCCTGCGGGACCAGGAACCTGGCAGCGGCATTGTGAATCTGCAACTGGCGCGGCTGGCCGTGCGGCAGAACCAGCAGGCGCAGGCCATCAACTATTATCAGACGGCACTGGACGGCACCTGGGAGGGCGACGGCTACGAGCGGCGGCGCGATGTGCGCCTGGAAATGGCCAAGTACCTCATCCAGGTCCACGAGTTCTCGCACGCGCGCACCGAACTGCTGATCGCGGCCGGAAATGCGCCCGACAAGCCGGCCCTGAAGCTGGAGATTGCCGGATTGCTGGAGCAGTGCCAGAGTCCGGCCGATGCACTCGATATTTATCGCAGCCTGTCGCACCGCCGCAATCCGCCCTGGGCAGCGCTGGCCGGGGCCGGACGCACGGCCTACGAGCTGGGCGAATTTGCCCTGGCGCACAATTACCTTGACCGCGCAACGGATGCACACGCCTTCCGGCAGCAGCCTCAGGCCGAGCAGACGATGATTCAGCAGAAGCTGAAGACAACCGAGGAGCTGCTGGCGCTGTATCCCGCCGATGATCTGACGATTCGCGAGCGCGCGGCGCGCGTGCTTGAGGATGTGCGCATCGCCCGCAACCGCTTTGAGAACTGCCAGGCTCCGATTGCGCTGCAGCCGCTGGCTTCCGCGCCCATCAACACTCCCCAGATTGCAAGTGGAAGCCTTCCGGTGAATCCTCTGGCGCGCGCGGCAGCCAAGGCAAAGTCTCTGCTCACGCCTTCGCCGGTGCTGCCGGTGGCGAATATGAACACGGCGGCGCAGACCGCGGCCCAGGCGCTGGCGGCCCGCTGGGCAAAGGTTCCCCAGAAGCTGCGGCTGTTTGATCTGGAGCAGAACCCCGAGATGGAGCAAATGCTGATGCAGCTGGTGTATGACACCGAGAAAGACGCAGCCAATCGCTGCGGAACTCCGCAGGGCAACGACGCGCTGCTGTACACGATTGCGCAGGCGCCCTACATGGTGGAGCAGCGATGA
- the larE gene encoding ATP-dependent sacrificial sulfur transferase LarE, which produces MTFHQTLDEKQDALDAHLARFGSLLVAYSGGVDSAYLAWRAHRVLGSQALAVIADSPSLARSQYRDAVEFAREQAIPLQTIRTREMENEAYAVNGADRCFHCKDELFTVLEAERARLGWAAVAYGLNVDDRQDFRPGQQAATAHRVAAPLAEAGLTKSEIRTLAGQAGLRLWDKPASACLSSRLAYGMRVTPEALRMVEQSEDALHALGFARVRVRHHGEIARVEIAEEEMASALSRQMFQQIARAVRAAGFHYVAVDCDGYRSGSMNELLPVELLAAASPKDR; this is translated from the coding sequence ATGACTTTCCACCAGACACTGGATGAAAAACAGGACGCACTCGACGCGCATCTGGCCCGGTTTGGCAGCCTGCTGGTGGCCTATTCCGGGGGTGTCGACTCGGCCTACCTGGCCTGGCGCGCCCATCGCGTGCTTGGCAGCCAGGCGCTGGCCGTCATCGCCGATTCGCCCTCGCTGGCGCGCAGCCAGTACCGCGACGCGGTCGAGTTTGCCCGCGAACAGGCCATTCCGCTCCAGACCATCCGCACCCGCGAAATGGAAAACGAAGCCTACGCCGTCAATGGCGCCGACCGTTGCTTCCACTGCAAGGATGAGCTCTTCACCGTGCTCGAGGCCGAACGCGCCCGGCTCGGCTGGGCTGCCGTCGCCTATGGCCTCAATGTCGATGACCGCCAGGACTTCCGCCCCGGCCAGCAGGCCGCCACGGCGCACCGCGTCGCCGCTCCGCTGGCCGAGGCCGGGCTCACCAAGTCCGAGATTCGTACATTGGCCGGACAGGCAGGGCTGCGCCTGTGGGACAAGCCAGCTTCCGCCTGCCTCTCGTCACGGCTCGCCTACGGCATGCGCGTCACGCCCGAGGCCCTGCGCATGGTCGAGCAGTCCGAAGACGCGCTGCACGCTCTCGGCTTCGCCCGCGTGCGCGTGCGACATCATGGAGAGATTGCCCGCGTCGAAATTGCCGAAGAAGAGATGGCCTCAGCACTGAGCCGGCAGATGTTCCAGCAGATCGCCCGCGCCGTGCGCGCCGCCGGATTTCACTACGTAGCCGTCGATTGTGACGGCTACCGCTCCGGCTCCATGAACGAGTTGCTGCCGGTCGAACTGCTGGCCGCCGCGAGCCCAAAAGACAGATAA
- the larC gene encoding nickel pincer cofactor biosynthesis protein LarC — protein sequence MKVGYLECFAGLSGDMMLGALIDAGVPAALLSETAAALGIGASLKMHAVDRSGIRAAKVDVYAGEELAEHAPHAHSHDHLHDHDHDHPHSHDHAHPHSHSHAHGRTWKQIRALLEAAPLPEPARRLALDTFALLAGAEAKIHGMAVEDVHFHEVGNVDTITDIVCAAVGLAWLDVNAWYAAPVNVGSGFVQCAHGQFPVPAPATAELLRGVPVYSAGPAGEAITPTGAALLRALGCRFEGKPIFAAQSVGYGAGTRNPKDFPNVVRLSIGEAGQATASFATDTVTVLECAIDDASPQVLAHALELALEYGALDTLATPATMKKGRPGTLLTVLCRPEHADALAALLFRETTTLGMRRRHEQRLILDRQMVTVETRFGRIRVKLASHAGERLNAMPEYEDCRRAAREHAAPIQQVMQAALAALSEAAPVRPIEETA from the coding sequence ATGAAGGTTGGCTATCTGGAATGCTTCGCCGGACTATCCGGCGACATGATGCTGGGCGCGCTCATCGACGCGGGCGTTCCCGCCGCGCTGCTCAGCGAAACCGCCGCCGCGCTCGGCATCGGCGCATCGCTCAAAATGCACGCGGTGGACCGCAGCGGCATTCGCGCCGCCAAGGTCGATGTCTACGCCGGCGAAGAACTCGCCGAGCACGCTCCCCACGCGCACTCGCACGACCATCTCCACGACCACGATCATGACCATCCCCACAGCCATGATCACGCGCATCCGCACAGCCACAGCCACGCGCATGGCCGCACGTGGAAGCAGATTCGCGCGCTCCTGGAGGCCGCCCCGCTGCCCGAGCCCGCGCGGCGGCTGGCGCTCGATACCTTCGCGCTGCTCGCCGGGGCCGAGGCAAAGATTCACGGCATGGCCGTCGAAGACGTTCACTTTCACGAGGTGGGCAACGTAGACACCATCACTGACATCGTGTGCGCGGCCGTAGGGTTGGCGTGGCTCGATGTAAATGCCTGGTACGCCGCGCCGGTCAACGTAGGCAGCGGATTCGTGCAGTGCGCGCACGGGCAGTTCCCGGTGCCCGCTCCGGCCACGGCGGAGCTGCTGCGTGGCGTGCCCGTCTATTCCGCAGGCCCTGCGGGCGAGGCCATCACGCCCACCGGCGCGGCGCTCTTGCGCGCGTTGGGCTGCCGCTTTGAGGGCAAGCCGATTTTCGCGGCGCAGTCTGTGGGCTACGGTGCGGGTACGCGTAATCCAAAGGACTTTCCGAACGTCGTTCGCCTCAGCATCGGGGAGGCCGGGCAGGCGACAGCCTCATTTGCCACCGACACGGTGACAGTTCTGGAATGCGCCATCGACGACGCCTCGCCGCAGGTGCTGGCACACGCTCTCGAACTCGCGCTCGAGTACGGCGCGCTCGACACCCTGGCCACTCCGGCCACCATGAAAAAGGGCCGTCCCGGCACGCTGCTGACCGTGCTCTGCCGCCCTGAGCACGCCGATGCGCTGGCCGCGCTGCTCTTTCGCGAGACCACCACGCTCGGCATGCGCCGCAGGCATGAGCAGCGGCTCATCCTCGACCGGCAGATGGTCACCGTGGAGACGCGCTTCGGCCGCATTCGCGTCAAACTCGCCTCGCACGCCGGTGAGCGCCTCAACGCCATGCCTGAGTATGAGGACTGCCGCCGCGCCGCGCGCGAACATGCCGCGCCCATTCAGCAGGTGATGCAGGCCGCCCTCGCCGCTCTCAGCGAGGCCGCGCCCGTGCGCCCCATTGAGGAGACGGCATGA
- the larB gene encoding nickel pincer cofactor biosynthesis protein LarB codes for MTREAILKLLTEVAAGAATPDTALDRLAHLPYEDAGFARIDHHRSLRLGLPEVIYAAGKTPAQVAHIFARMADAGATVLATRATAEHASAVREACPAAQYHAEAAILGLHAAEELDAKPRETSGPLAVVCAGTSDLPVAEEAAVTAEYLGCAVERIFDVGVAGLHRILAQKESLRAARAVIVCAGMEGALPSVVGGLVAAPVIAVPTSVGYGAAFGGVAALLGMLNSCSPNVCVVNIDNGFGAAYVAAMMLRAGQEKTLSNGL; via the coding sequence ATGACCCGCGAAGCCATTCTGAAGCTGCTCACCGAGGTCGCTGCCGGAGCCGCCACGCCCGATACCGCGCTCGACCGTCTCGCCCACCTGCCTTACGAGGATGCAGGCTTCGCCAGGATCGATCATCACCGCTCGCTGCGGCTCGGCCTGCCCGAGGTCATCTATGCGGCAGGGAAGACGCCCGCGCAGGTGGCCCACATCTTCGCCCGCATGGCCGACGCCGGAGCCACCGTGCTGGCGACGCGCGCCACCGCCGAGCACGCCTCTGCCGTGCGCGAGGCATGCCCGGCGGCGCAGTACCACGCCGAGGCCGCGATCCTCGGCCTGCATGCCGCAGAGGAGTTAGACGCCAAGCCGCGCGAAACCTCCGGCCCGCTGGCCGTCGTCTGCGCGGGCACCAGTGACCTGCCGGTCGCCGAAGAGGCCGCCGTCACGGCTGAATATCTGGGCTGCGCCGTCGAGCGCATCTTTGATGTGGGAGTGGCCGGGCTGCACCGCATTCTCGCCCAAAAGGAGTCGCTGCGCGCCGCGCGTGCCGTCATCGTCTGCGCGGGCATGGAGGGCGCTCTGCCCAGCGTAGTCGGCGGACTGGTCGCCGCCCCGGTCATCGCCGTGCCCACCAGCGTCGGCTACGGCGCAGCCTTCGGAGGCGTCGCCGCGCTGCTCGGCATGCTGAACTCCTGCTCGCCCAACGTCTGCGTGGTCAACATCGACAATGGATTCGGCGCAGCCTACGTCGCCGCAATGATGCTGCGGGCAGGACAGGAGAAAACTCTCAGTAATGGGCTTTAG